Proteins encoded together in one Mobula hypostoma chromosome 9, sMobHyp1.1, whole genome shotgun sequence window:
- the cdip1 gene encoding cell death-inducing p53-target protein 1 isoform X2, with amino-acid sequence MSEEPPPPYPGGPSAPLLEEKSGQPPSTGYMSPAATTATTIQPQGYSMPPDGGPPPYEPMPQPGFVPLHTPAEGAVPMQPHGYYPAAGQYPPSGPFIPPGHYPPPPGHYPPHSGQTATVIVPPGAATTVTVLQGEMFQAAPVQTVCPHCQQAITTKITYELGLLNTLFCLFCCFMGCDLGCCLIPCLIDDLKDVMHTCPNCKAYIYTYKRVC; translated from the exons ATGTCAGAAGAACCACCACCTCCATATCCTGGGGGACCTTCTGCTCCATTGCTGGAAGAGAAATCAGGACAACCACCATCAACAG gGTATATGTCACCTGCTGCTACTACTGCTACCACCATTCAACCTCAAGGGTATTCTATGCCACCTGATGGTGGACCACCTCCTTATGAGCCAATGCCTCAACCGGGATTTGTGCCCCTTCACACACCTGCAGAAGGTGCCGTGCCAATGCAACCACATG gATACTATCCAGCTGCTGGACAGTACCCGCCTTCAGGTCCATTTATACCCCCTGGCCATTATCCACCCCCTCCTGGGCACTATCCCCCTCATAGTGGACAAACAGCAACTGTTATAGTTCCCCCAGGTGCAGCAACAACAGTGACAGTGCTGCAAGGGGAGATGTTTCAAGCTGCACCAGTCCAGACTGTATGCCCTCACTGTCAGCAGGCTATTACGACCAAGATCACTTATGAGCTAGGCTTATTGAATACGTTATTCTGCCTCTTCTGCTGTTTTATGGG GTGTGATCTGGGCTGCTGCTTAATCCCATGTTTGATAGATGACCTGAAGGATGTGATGCATACTTGTCCAAACTGTAAAgcttatatatatacatacaagcGTGTGTGTTAA
- the cdip1 gene encoding cell death-inducing p53-target protein 1 isoform X1, which produces MVIYNDVSEFPRLRRFFARGMSGACAAPVLRVQSISSGDGAWSSLVRLLVIAVLDARVDTMSEEPPPPYPGGPSAPLLEEKSGQPPSTGYMSPAATTATTIQPQGYSMPPDGGPPPYEPMPQPGFVPLHTPAEGAVPMQPHGYYPAAGQYPPSGPFIPPGHYPPPPGHYPPHSGQTATVIVPPGAATTVTVLQGEMFQAAPVQTVCPHCQQAITTKITYELGLLNTLFCLFCCFMGCDLGCCLIPCLIDDLKDVMHTCPNCKAYIYTYKRVC; this is translated from the exons ATGGTAATCTACAATGATGTCTCGGAATTTCCGCGGTTACGCCGCTTCTTTGCAAGGGGAATGAGCGGCGCATGCGCAGCTCCTGTCCTGCGGGTGCAGAGCATTTCGAGTGGAGACGGCGCCTGGAGCTCCCTAGTACGGCTGCTTGTTATTGCCGTGTTGGACGCTAGAGTG GACACAATGTCAGAAGAACCACCACCTCCATATCCTGGGGGACCTTCTGCTCCATTGCTGGAAGAGAAATCAGGACAACCACCATCAACAG gGTATATGTCACCTGCTGCTACTACTGCTACCACCATTCAACCTCAAGGGTATTCTATGCCACCTGATGGTGGACCACCTCCTTATGAGCCAATGCCTCAACCGGGATTTGTGCCCCTTCACACACCTGCAGAAGGTGCCGTGCCAATGCAACCACATG gATACTATCCAGCTGCTGGACAGTACCCGCCTTCAGGTCCATTTATACCCCCTGGCCATTATCCACCCCCTCCTGGGCACTATCCCCCTCATAGTGGACAAACAGCAACTGTTATAGTTCCCCCAGGTGCAGCAACAACAGTGACAGTGCTGCAAGGGGAGATGTTTCAAGCTGCACCAGTCCAGACTGTATGCCCTCACTGTCAGCAGGCTATTACGACCAAGATCACTTATGAGCTAGGCTTATTGAATACGTTATTCTGCCTCTTCTGCTGTTTTATGGG GTGTGATCTGGGCTGCTGCTTAATCCCATGTTTGATAGATGACCTGAAGGATGTGATGCATACTTGTCCAAACTGTAAAgcttatatatatacatacaagcGTGTGTGTTAA